One segment of Corynebacterium caspium DSM 44850 DNA contains the following:
- a CDS encoding choice-of-anchor M domain-containing protein: MSRRTRRLSLLTSLSLACSILVVPATPAFAGPDDGKVIATESHVDAPKTYWEDGTFKLKSEFRTKAYPAEDTAIWVGKGWGTRGNQYQFTLPEGNLFDFVGQPGQTFYSTPAVIWSSHAPVWWGFGADSFPVDQFRDKISALDLVSVSGPGNVELFSYYEDASTARRMLGTSDTSPHSSVLSPGDHTHNYTIFTRPGRYELTYVTTARNLDGTMVKSEPTTMAVQVGGQRPLDTKTESLQDRWDAAPDKELAENSYSLKLEPNKVKDKDGDENLTTITFEADDKAVSGTLTLLIDGYFLTDLPVKNGMATWNELLGPLDSKIQAVFTPSEESSKAGRWISEQVQYNHGQSSQTTSAKSETVWVDKSSEVRKLARTEEYNVANTKVHVNVSKVGEESAKVEVTTEDPNFVGFISGGIYDSVAATAATETFDGTIQNGKGTYFIDGAEDYEDYAFKLGITAHPLMDTKPVEMVLTDKYAFGKEITKDVDLVKVGNSGANPKPPTSSDNSCTALDLLSKGHVDIQAMGDANDLQLSLKDDTSGPSKNRPLDEVVFGVFNNAKRHNKLGTKYPELNFLPDEVYLLPQSQNRDIIWPGYSTEHLDYKNFKDGVTLHLDPISVPDGAVWGMFKNNLSDVEVLVDSTKNQYSFPVTFATHAHTNWAFSKEGTYKLRVHYSATSKDGKELKTQEQTLTFAVGDAGLKDCGVNPKDPNQPEQPKPNTPGGSSNTKVNPWYIATAIIAALGGVAAFGVFAKHFERILAFITGGIR, translated from the coding sequence ATGAGCCGTAGAACACGCCGTCTGTCCCTGTTGACAAGCCTAAGCCTTGCTTGTTCCATACTAGTTGTACCCGCTACTCCAGCATTTGCTGGTCCCGATGACGGCAAAGTAATTGCCACCGAATCACATGTGGATGCCCCCAAAACTTATTGGGAAGATGGCACCTTCAAGCTTAAGAGCGAATTTCGCACTAAGGCATACCCCGCTGAAGACACTGCTATTTGGGTAGGTAAAGGCTGGGGCACTAGAGGCAACCAGTACCAGTTCACCCTTCCAGAAGGAAATCTTTTTGATTTTGTTGGCCAACCTGGCCAAACTTTCTATTCAACTCCGGCAGTTATTTGGAGCTCTCACGCCCCAGTGTGGTGGGGCTTTGGAGCAGACAGTTTCCCAGTAGATCAATTCCGCGACAAGATAAGCGCCCTAGATCTAGTAAGCGTATCTGGACCTGGCAATGTCGAACTGTTCTCCTATTACGAAGATGCCTCAACCGCGCGCCGTATGTTGGGAACTTCTGATACTTCCCCGCATTCCAGCGTCCTTAGCCCAGGTGACCATACACACAATTACACGATCTTTACTCGCCCAGGCCGCTACGAGCTCACCTATGTAACCACCGCTCGCAACCTTGACGGCACTATGGTGAAATCTGAGCCGACCACTATGGCAGTACAGGTTGGTGGACAACGCCCACTTGATACAAAGACAGAATCTTTGCAGGATCGCTGGGATGCAGCTCCAGATAAAGAATTAGCTGAAAATAGCTACTCTTTAAAACTTGAACCCAATAAGGTCAAGGATAAAGACGGAGACGAAAACCTCACCACCATCACTTTCGAAGCAGACGATAAGGCAGTTTCGGGTACTTTAACACTGCTTATCGATGGCTATTTCCTAACTGATTTGCCAGTTAAAAATGGCATGGCTACTTGGAATGAACTTCTAGGCCCGCTAGATTCCAAGATTCAGGCAGTATTTACACCTTCTGAAGAATCAAGCAAAGCAGGACGCTGGATCTCTGAACAAGTTCAGTACAACCATGGTCAGAGCAGTCAGACCACTTCTGCAAAGTCTGAAACAGTATGGGTAGATAAGTCATCAGAGGTGCGGAAATTAGCACGGACTGAAGAATATAACGTCGCCAATACCAAGGTGCATGTAAATGTGTCTAAAGTTGGCGAAGAGAGCGCCAAGGTAGAAGTAACTACTGAAGATCCCAATTTTGTGGGCTTTATTAGTGGCGGTATTTATGATTCAGTAGCGGCTACTGCAGCCACTGAAACCTTTGACGGCACCATTCAAAATGGTAAAGGCACATACTTTATTGATGGCGCCGAAGATTATGAAGATTATGCATTTAAGTTAGGCATCACGGCACATCCATTAATGGATACCAAGCCGGTTGAAATGGTCCTAACTGATAAATATGCATTTGGTAAAGAGATCACGAAAGACGTAGACCTCGTCAAGGTAGGCAATTCTGGCGCTAACCCGAAGCCCCCGACAAGTTCTGATAATAGCTGCACTGCGCTCGATTTACTGAGCAAGGGACACGTGGATATCCAAGCGATGGGCGACGCTAATGACTTGCAATTAAGCCTAAAGGATGACACTTCTGGTCCTTCAAAGAATCGTCCGCTCGATGAGGTGGTATTCGGCGTATTCAATAATGCCAAACGGCATAATAAGCTCGGCACGAAATACCCCGAACTAAACTTCCTCCCCGATGAGGTTTACTTGCTTCCGCAATCTCAGAACCGCGATATCATTTGGCCAGGTTATAGCACTGAGCACCTCGATTATAAGAACTTCAAAGACGGGGTGACCTTGCATCTGGATCCAATTTCAGTTCCCGATGGCGCCGTATGGGGCATGTTCAAAAATAACCTGAGTGATGTTGAGGTACTGGTCGATTCCACGAAGAACCAGTACTCCTTCCCCGTAACTTTTGCTACGCACGCACACACCAACTGGGCTTTCTCTAAGGAAGGCACCTATAAGCTGCGCGTTCACTACTCTGCTACTAGCAAAGATGGCAAGGAACTCAAGACTCAGGAACAGACCTTGACCTTTGCCGTTGGCGATGCTGGCCTAAAGGATTGTGGTGTAAATCCGAAGGATCCTAATCAGCCAGAACAACCCAAGCCGAATACCCCCGGTGGTTCCTCGAATACCAAGGTAAATCCGTGGTATATCGCTACCGCCATCATCGCTGCTTTGGGTGGAGTGGCTGCCTTTGGAGTCTTTGCTAAGCATTTTGAACGGATTCTTGCCTTCATCACTGGGGGAATTCGCTAA
- a CDS encoding inositol monophosphatase family protein — MTDHNDTPAEPTIAELIPAITKTFVIAHAEDSDEHLAQALVYNAARMAWRLRESGVTTAQKTNISDVVTEADHAAEKFIAGVLEMLRPQDGILGEEGAAKNSQSGRTWVIDPIDGTFNFSTNSDYWCSALALVEGDPENPSRLLFGAIHRPAMGYTWFGGPEIPTVRDGKPVGSLPDTLPLSDVALGTYLHPSWLAQKSVRQAWLEVVTRCATLRMLGAGSVDLASLTDGVLGAWLQHSVPVWDWLPGRALVEGAGGHAVQVEAGGVQWSIAGPRDTVAEIVAALQLQG, encoded by the coding sequence ATGACTGACCACAACGACACCCCGGCTGAGCCGACAATCGCCGAGCTCATACCGGCTATTACCAAGACTTTTGTGATTGCCCACGCCGAGGATTCAGATGAGCATTTGGCTCAAGCCTTGGTTTATAACGCTGCCCGGATGGCGTGGCGTTTGCGCGAATCGGGGGTGACTACTGCCCAAAAAACCAATATTTCTGATGTGGTTACTGAAGCAGATCATGCTGCCGAAAAATTTATTGCCGGAGTTTTAGAAATGTTGCGTCCCCAGGATGGCATTTTGGGTGAAGAAGGTGCGGCTAAAAATTCTCAAAGCGGGCGCACCTGGGTAATTGATCCTATCGATGGCACCTTTAATTTCAGTACGAATTCCGATTATTGGTGCAGTGCTTTGGCTTTGGTAGAGGGGGATCCGGAAAATCCCAGCCGCCTGCTTTTCGGGGCGATTCATCGTCCAGCCATGGGTTATACCTGGTTTGGGGGGCCAGAAATCCCGACGGTGCGCGACGGCAAACCAGTAGGTAGCTTGCCAGATACCCTTCCGCTTTCTGACGTTGCGTTGGGAACCTATTTGCATCCTTCTTGGTTGGCCCAAAAATCTGTACGCCAGGCCTGGTTGGAAGTGGTCACCCGCTGTGCAACTTTAAGGATGCTAGGGGCCGGATCAGTGGATCTAGCCAGTTTGACTGATGGCGTTTTAGGCGCCTGGCTGCAACATTCAGTACCGGTTTGGGATTGGTTGCCTGGCCGCGCCCTGGTGGAGGGCGCTGGTGGTCACGCAGTACAGGTTGAAGCCGGAGGCGTGCAATGGTCTATTGCGGGGCCGCGGGACACAGTCGCAGAGATTGTGGCCGCATTACAATTACAGGGTTAG
- a CDS encoding S1 family peptidase, with amino-acid sequence MRALASRCVSTAAVIAVGSITIGSSATAFAQTAPEETTNTAVVYQKAQQDAAKYGINLPKLPREFAEAIDAASPQAATDLENARQAAATAAQNWFQSQADLQTTVRIAFQGATLPTMVANSAAGTTRATQATQAAIQMPEFKIDPQIAARNYLWVTDPISQILAGKLPGSGPVLHRVGGSWFDAPRIPEEAKEAAAAGKILMGAGTPIYLSQNTMCTLTAVGTDATGKKWGITAAHCAKEGDPVASADMWQLGAAGKIVYRDTAADYAIIEFAPNVEFTSHYNGVNAQSIGDNAVRGEQLCKFGVASGWSCGITWIASSLRFTSHAGAMPGDSGAPVMRGNQLVGMVNGGILPFPELAYHSPLQGAAFMPTQMTPMSRVLTSLNADPQRPGAGFTLWNEALAKTDTATAGTKTSATAGTKAKN; translated from the coding sequence ATGCGCGCTCTTGCCTCGCGTTGTGTCAGTACTGCTGCAGTAATAGCAGTTGGGTCAATAACTATAGGGTCAAGCGCAACAGCTTTCGCCCAAACTGCGCCAGAGGAAACCACTAATACCGCTGTGGTTTATCAAAAGGCGCAGCAAGACGCCGCAAAATATGGCATAAATTTGCCTAAACTTCCCCGTGAATTTGCTGAAGCTATCGATGCCGCCTCCCCCCAAGCTGCTACTGATTTAGAAAATGCTCGTCAGGCCGCTGCCACTGCGGCACAGAATTGGTTCCAAAGCCAGGCAGATCTGCAAACCACAGTGCGCATCGCTTTCCAGGGCGCAACCTTGCCCACTATGGTGGCCAACTCAGCTGCCGGGACAACTCGAGCTACCCAAGCTACCCAAGCTGCAATTCAGATGCCGGAATTCAAAATTGATCCTCAAATTGCCGCACGTAATTATCTTTGGGTGACAGATCCGATCTCACAAATTTTAGCCGGCAAACTTCCTGGAAGTGGACCAGTTTTGCATCGAGTAGGCGGAAGCTGGTTCGATGCTCCCCGCATTCCTGAAGAGGCCAAAGAAGCTGCCGCTGCCGGAAAGATTTTAATGGGTGCAGGTACTCCTATATATCTGTCCCAAAACACCATGTGCACCCTTACCGCAGTAGGCACAGATGCCACGGGTAAAAAGTGGGGAATTACTGCTGCACACTGCGCTAAAGAAGGGGACCCCGTAGCCTCAGCAGACATGTGGCAACTAGGTGCAGCTGGCAAAATTGTGTACCGCGATACTGCCGCGGATTATGCAATTATTGAATTTGCTCCCAATGTTGAATTTACTTCCCATTACAACGGAGTAAACGCCCAAAGCATTGGAGATAATGCTGTCAGAGGCGAACAATTATGCAAATTCGGAGTAGCCAGCGGCTGGAGCTGTGGCATTACCTGGATAGCTAGTTCACTGCGTTTTACCTCCCACGCAGGAGCTATGCCGGGTGATTCTGGAGCTCCCGTAATGCGCGGAAATCAGCTGGTAGGCATGGTAAATGGCGGCATTTTGCCATTCCCAGAATTGGCGTACCACAGCCCGCTACAAGGCGCTGCGTTTATGCCCACCCAGATGACGCCTATGAGTCGGGTACTTACCTCGCTAAACGCAGATCCGCAACGCCCCGGAGCCGGCTTCACCCTCTGGAATGAAGCCTTAGCCAAAACCGACACCGCCACCGCCGGCACCAAGACCTCCGCCACCGCCGGCACCAAGGCGAAAAACTAA
- a CDS encoding anchored repeat-type ABC transporter permease subunit: MLDISLLDFFHDLTNPQLGFLLRAVGMSVVAAVVCGIIGCYVVLRGVAFIGDAVSHAVFPGLAIAFALQGSVLLGGAVAGATVALLIAAFSQRRQLREDSVIGIFFAAAFALGMVIISRVEGYTASLTSFLFGSLTGVSRTDLTIGLGVSLLVIAAVIAIGPQLNAVCLDRETARAMGIPVLLLDAALYLFITAAVVISVRTVGNILVLALLITPAATARMLTNTLQHMMLISAGIGAAGSFIGIYLAWAIDLPAGATIVLTLTVIFLLIWALSPLMHSAFRKESH; encoded by the coding sequence ATGCTTGATATTTCTTTGCTTGATTTCTTCCATGACCTCACTAATCCGCAATTAGGATTCCTTTTGCGTGCAGTGGGGATGTCTGTCGTTGCCGCAGTAGTATGCGGCATTATTGGCTGCTATGTAGTTTTGCGTGGCGTAGCCTTTATTGGCGATGCCGTATCTCACGCAGTTTTTCCCGGCCTAGCTATTGCCTTTGCATTACAAGGATCTGTGCTTTTAGGCGGTGCAGTAGCCGGAGCCACAGTAGCCTTATTAATTGCAGCTTTTTCCCAACGCCGGCAACTAAGAGAAGACTCAGTAATTGGTATTTTCTTTGCCGCCGCTTTTGCTTTGGGCATGGTAATTATATCCCGAGTAGAAGGCTATACAGCCTCGCTTACTTCTTTCCTATTTGGCTCATTAACCGGGGTATCGCGTACGGATTTAACCATAGGACTAGGAGTATCACTGCTAGTAATTGCAGCCGTAATCGCTATTGGGCCGCAATTAAATGCCGTATGCCTAGACCGCGAAACCGCCCGCGCTATGGGAATTCCAGTGCTACTTCTTGATGCCGCGCTGTATTTATTTATTACCGCCGCAGTGGTGATCTCGGTACGCACTGTCGGCAATATTTTAGTACTGGCTTTACTTATTACCCCCGCGGCAACTGCCCGGATGCTAACTAATACTTTGCAGCATATGATGCTCATATCTGCAGGTATCGGGGCTGCGGGATCATTTATTGGCATCTATCTAGCCTGGGCTATTGATCTTCCAGCCGGTGCCACCATTGTGCTTACCCTTACTGTTATATTCTTGCTCATCTGGGCGCTTAGCCCACTTATGCATTCAGCTTTCCGAAAGGAATCTCACTAA
- a CDS encoding choice-of-anchor M domain-containing protein: MKIAGFGKVAAATAISGIILATTTPTAPFALAQTGADLAQLVSADETVASLGTPAVMEAGHADMGLIFDGSQAEPLSLLVRDDSGEKPVWRYPADLVFAVGDAAIQTLPDNSDYSFVGAKAGSQVWVIPQTQITDVPWLGWNTQSPSLLEAATRGVNMTFTGHQGPGEFAVFLQNGGFEKPEVLYSSTNKGPQSAFVEMNAHTHANWTFSEPGIHLVNIKMTTTSKEGTELSAEGILRFAVGTGTDTSAARDTSWEGNDAAQKGKSSYVLWLGAAAVLVLALIAVGIRKKRS, from the coding sequence ATGAAAATAGCAGGCTTTGGCAAAGTAGCCGCCGCAACCGCTATTAGCGGGATAATTTTGGCCACCACTACGCCCACTGCCCCCTTTGCACTGGCCCAAACTGGAGCTGATCTAGCCCAGTTAGTTTCTGCTGATGAGACAGTTGCTTCTTTGGGTACTCCCGCGGTAATGGAGGCTGGCCATGCCGATATGGGCCTTATTTTTGATGGCAGCCAAGCTGAGCCTTTAAGCCTGCTGGTTCGAGATGATTCGGGTGAAAAACCAGTATGGCGTTATCCGGCAGATCTAGTTTTTGCTGTTGGTGATGCCGCTATTCAAACCTTGCCAGATAATAGCGATTACTCCTTTGTAGGAGCTAAAGCTGGCAGCCAGGTGTGGGTAATTCCGCAAACTCAAATCACTGATGTGCCCTGGTTAGGTTGGAATACGCAATCGCCTTCCCTACTGGAAGCCGCAACTCGCGGGGTAAATATGACCTTTACAGGCCATCAAGGCCCCGGAGAATTTGCGGTATTCCTCCAAAACGGTGGCTTTGAGAAACCAGAGGTGCTCTATAGCTCTACAAATAAAGGCCCCCAGTCTGCCTTTGTAGAAATGAATGCCCATACCCACGCTAACTGGACTTTTAGTGAACCAGGCATTCACCTTGTCAATATCAAAATGACCACCACTTCTAAAGAAGGCACTGAACTTTCGGCTGAAGGAATTTTACGTTTTGCAGTAGGAACTGGGACAGATACTTCAGCTGCCAGAGATACCTCCTGGGAAGGTAACGACGCTGCTCAAAAGGGCAAAAGCAGTTATGTCCTATGGCTGGGAGCAGCTGCTGTTTTGGTTTTAGCTCTTATCGCGGTAGGCATCCGAAAGAAACGGAGTTAA
- a CDS encoding choice-of-anchor M domain-containing protein, with protein sequence MRRVFRLLSSLLLATVLVLLGRPALAQEVFTEGHLDAFYVTAPGGVLTLSMKEDITGDSVIRPGNDVLLQIPDTAYSEETSVVPGIGAPTYYLPQSQVSGLLWPGWDTQPVREAGIEAVDLVFKQVSGPGAVYVFEANSFGAVSGVTTDGNLQLSSGSVISQPYPAHRHVNWAFSQPGRYSMTVEALADGQRSNTVTYSWQVGSGATTSGAANPAPGTAGANQANHANQAQSGNFAGPIANAPAAGRNPGAAGNPPAAPLSSNTSNADAGASAANSCGLSAKIRDDSVVPPRWIDAQGATFYLGKAAEVQLPQQVGTVPAGKAWMIGSTQIPNVPWLGASTQHPNGPGPVTWQLSGYNGPGNMAVYTQGGLGQVVGNEWFSATPTQAQTQQVFLDRHTHVHPNWVFSAPGTYHVTITQQATESNRRATATLVFQVGGDAPAGSFGSGHFDLAAEINDAVNCAEDAAGVAAGNNNSGAVNAAATNSASSNNSTTAAVENTASKEPSKGIIWALAFFGVSLLILGLGIIRYALVEAKK encoded by the coding sequence ATGAGACGAGTTTTCAGACTTCTTAGTAGCCTGCTCTTAGCGACCGTACTGGTATTGCTTGGCCGCCCAGCTCTGGCCCAGGAGGTATTCACTGAAGGCCATCTTGATGCCTTCTATGTGACTGCTCCAGGCGGGGTGCTCACTTTATCCATGAAGGAAGACATAACCGGCGATAGCGTAATTCGCCCAGGTAATGACGTCCTTTTGCAGATTCCAGACACCGCATATTCGGAAGAAACTTCCGTAGTTCCTGGAATTGGAGCACCTACTTACTACCTGCCGCAAAGCCAAGTTTCCGGGCTATTATGGCCTGGCTGGGATACTCAGCCAGTCCGCGAAGCCGGCATTGAAGCAGTAGATTTGGTATTCAAACAAGTAAGCGGTCCTGGTGCCGTATATGTTTTTGAAGCCAATTCTTTTGGGGCAGTTTCAGGCGTAACTACAGATGGCAATCTGCAGCTCAGCAGTGGATCTGTAATATCGCAGCCATATCCGGCGCATCGCCATGTGAACTGGGCTTTTAGCCAACCTGGACGCTATAGCATGACGGTCGAAGCCCTTGCCGACGGGCAACGCAGCAATACCGTTACCTACAGCTGGCAGGTAGGCAGTGGAGCTACAACCAGTGGCGCTGCAAACCCAGCTCCCGGAACTGCCGGTGCTAACCAAGCAAACCACGCTAATCAGGCACAGTCTGGAAACTTCGCAGGTCCTATCGCTAATGCGCCGGCTGCAGGACGCAATCCCGGTGCCGCAGGTAATCCTCCTGCAGCACCGCTAAGCAGCAATACCAGCAATGCCGACGCCGGTGCGAGTGCCGCAAATTCTTGTGGCTTAAGCGCAAAAATTCGTGATGATAGCGTCGTCCCGCCGCGATGGATTGATGCCCAGGGAGCTACTTTCTATTTAGGAAAAGCAGCTGAAGTTCAGCTTCCGCAACAAGTGGGAACCGTACCTGCGGGGAAAGCGTGGATGATTGGTTCCACCCAGATTCCCAATGTGCCCTGGTTGGGGGCTTCTACCCAGCATCCTAATGGGCCAGGTCCGGTAACTTGGCAGCTCAGCGGGTATAATGGTCCGGGAAATATGGCAGTTTATACCCAGGGTGGTTTGGGCCAAGTTGTAGGTAATGAATGGTTTAGTGCTACTCCTACCCAGGCTCAAACCCAGCAGGTTTTCCTGGATCGGCATACCCACGTGCACCCCAATTGGGTATTTAGTGCCCCTGGTACGTATCACGTCACTATTACTCAGCAAGCCACAGAATCTAATAGGCGCGCCACCGCTACTTTGGTATTCCAGGTTGGTGGAGATGCCCCGGCAGGATCCTTTGGCAGTGGCCATTTTGATTTAGCAGCAGAAATTAACGATGCAGTCAACTGTGCCGAAGATGCTGCTGGTGTTGCTGCTGGGAATAACAACTCTGGTGCGGTTAATGCGGCGGCAACCAATTCTGCCTCTAGCAATAACTCAACTACAGCAGCTGTAGAGAACACTGCTTCTAAAGAGCCTTCCAAGGGCATTATTTGGGCGCTCGCATTTTTTGGAGTGAGCCTATTAATCCTCGGATTAGGTATTATCCGATACGCCCTGGTGGAGGCTAAGAAGTGA
- a CDS encoding anchored repeat-type ABC transporter ATP-binding subunit: MTPVLELKDAAINLSGRSVVENTNLALKAGEFVGLLGPNGAGKTTMLRGILGLIPLSKGTCQLSSTPGYVPQRHDVAWDFPMSVREAVLSGRTGIIGWFRRPRIKDWEAVDKAISMVGLTELAERNIYELSGGQRQRVLIARALATDPELLLLDEPFTGLDAPNTESLLELFQGFAAAGRSVLMSTHNLAEAAHSCQRLVLFRGTVIADGPAAEIRSTTQPWVDTFGVSANSPLLAAIGGHNA; the protein is encoded by the coding sequence ATGACTCCAGTCTTAGAACTCAAAGATGCGGCGATAAATCTTTCCGGACGCAGTGTGGTAGAAAATACCAATCTGGCGCTAAAAGCAGGCGAATTTGTGGGCTTGCTGGGCCCAAATGGCGCCGGAAAAACCACTATGTTGCGCGGAATTTTAGGCCTTATTCCGCTAAGCAAAGGCACCTGCCAGCTATCTTCTACCCCTGGTTATGTTCCCCAGCGCCATGATGTGGCCTGGGATTTTCCCATGAGCGTGCGCGAAGCTGTACTTTCTGGGCGCACCGGAATTATTGGGTGGTTTCGCCGACCCCGCATCAAAGATTGGGAAGCTGTCGATAAAGCTATTTCGATGGTGGGTCTAACAGAGCTGGCAGAACGCAATATTTATGAACTTTCCGGCGGCCAACGCCAACGGGTACTAATTGCGCGCGCACTAGCTACAGATCCGGAATTATTGCTCCTAGATGAGCCTTTTACTGGCCTGGATGCCCCCAATACTGAAAGCCTTTTGGAGCTTTTTCAAGGATTTGCTGCCGCTGGACGCAGTGTATTGATGTCCACCCATAATTTGGCCGAAGCTGCGCACTCTTGCCAGCGCCTGGTACTTTTTCGCGGCACCGTTATCGCCGATGGCCCAGCCGCTGAAATTCGCAGCACCACCCAACCATGGGTGGATACTTTTGGGGTAAGCGCAAATTCGCCACTCTTAGCTGCTATCGGGGGCCATAATGCTTGA
- a CDS encoding anchored repeat ABC transporter, substrate-binding protein, translating into MGEHPNGSAATHTATEQEMKIAVTNPILADLVSQVVGPNAQVVTLIPPGRDPHTFEPSLRTVRDIATADISFANGLLLEPPALAETLQNSSAAPVIEVAERAATHGAQLIPLVENISLDAIWLGFRVDGKDNTDFELKQVTGPGSVSAYVVSTFGTPQVLFTNQGTTSLPAHAHTHISWAFSEPGIYELEMAAKAPNMQVAPEIIRIAVGVNPPPGMQVLDAGHLDITANLATGRMELRDRDIFYDPANSVIAVPSQTLQQIPPDPAYRFLGRPGQEVYMLPQAVLGRHIHGEIDPHLWQNARNAIAYVDAITEALVNADPSRGAQYRERANNYVQQLRAVDAEMAAAVAAIPPENRNLVTTHHGYAYLEQGYGLKVGGFVSPNPAIEPSPRDIIALRRTLENLQVPAVFVEPNEEAGSTTLKNTATELGIQICRIYGDTLDTQVPSYIKFMQTNAAEFKRCLGRNA; encoded by the coding sequence ATGGGAGAACACCCCAATGGCTCGGCTGCTACCCACACTGCCACTGAGCAGGAAATGAAGATTGCGGTAACCAACCCAATTTTGGCCGATCTAGTTTCACAGGTTGTGGGCCCAAATGCCCAGGTAGTTACGTTAATTCCACCTGGTAGGGATCCGCATACCTTTGAGCCTAGTTTGCGAACTGTGCGCGATATTGCCACCGCTGATATTTCTTTTGCCAATGGCCTGCTACTCGAACCGCCGGCCTTGGCAGAAACTTTGCAAAATTCAAGTGCGGCGCCAGTAATTGAAGTTGCCGAAAGAGCAGCAACTCATGGCGCCCAACTAATTCCCTTAGTGGAAAATATTTCTTTAGATGCCATCTGGCTTGGTTTTCGGGTAGATGGTAAGGACAACACCGATTTTGAATTAAAACAAGTAACTGGGCCTGGTTCAGTAAGTGCTTATGTAGTGAGCACTTTTGGTACTCCACAAGTGTTATTTACTAATCAAGGCACCACTTCCCTGCCAGCGCATGCGCATACCCATATTTCTTGGGCTTTTTCAGAACCCGGAATTTATGAGCTTGAAATGGCTGCTAAAGCTCCTAATATGCAGGTAGCGCCAGAGATTATTCGGATAGCAGTAGGGGTTAATCCTCCACCTGGCATGCAGGTGCTAGATGCTGGTCACCTAGATATTACGGCCAATCTTGCGACAGGACGCATGGAATTGCGGGATCGAGATATTTTTTATGATCCGGCAAATTCGGTGATTGCGGTACCATCGCAAACTCTGCAGCAGATACCCCCAGATCCGGCTTATCGGTTTTTGGGGCGTCCAGGACAAGAAGTATATATGCTGCCACAAGCTGTTTTAGGGCGGCATATTCACGGCGAAATTGATCCACATTTATGGCAAAATGCGCGCAACGCTATTGCCTATGTCGATGCGATCACTGAGGCTTTAGTAAATGCTGATCCTTCACGCGGAGCCCAGTATCGGGAACGCGCGAATAACTATGTACAGCAATTGCGCGCAGTTGATGCTGAAATGGCTGCGGCGGTGGCCGCGATTCCGCCTGAAAATCGAAATCTGGTAACCACCCACCACGGCTATGCCTATCTAGAGCAAGGCTATGGGCTAAAAGTGGGCGGTTTCGTAAGTCCGAATCCGGCGATTGAGCCTTCCCCGCGCGATATTATTGCTTTAAGACGCACCCTGGAAAACCTACAAGTACCAGCGGTTTTTGTAGAACCTAATGAAGAAGCTGGGTCTACTACCCTTAAAAATACGGCCACCGAACTAGGCATTCAGATCTGCCGGATCTACGGCGATACCTTAGATACACAAGTGCCTAGTTATATAAAATTCATGCAGACTAACGCGGCAGAATTCAAGCGCTGCCTAGGAAGGAATGCTTAA